The segment AATGAAGGTAAGCAGTGTAAGAAGATTGCATCATCAACTGCATTTGCCATAACATCACTATTTACTTGATATGGACTTAAGAGTTTAATACGTTCTTCCCAAACACTATCAGGTTCACCCATTGATACCCAAATATCAGTGTAAATGACATGAGCACCTGTTGTTGCTTTTTTAACATCTTCAGTTAATGTTACAGTACATCCGTTTTCTTTTGCGATTGCACGGCATTCTTTAACTAATTCTGCGTGTGGCATTTGTGCTTTTGGTCCACAAGCTGTAAAGTTAAGACCCATTTTTGCACATGCTACCATAAGTGAGTTTGCAACGTTATTTTGAGCATCCCCCATAAATACAAAGTTTAGACCTTTGAGATAACCGAAGTTTTCTTCAATTGTAAGTAAGTCTGCGATCATTTGCGTTGGGTGGAATTCTGTAGTTAAACCATTCCATACTGGAACGCCTGCATCATCTGCTAATGCTTGAACAATTTCTTGTGCATAACCACGATATTCGATTCCATCATACATGCGACCAAGTACGCGTGCTGTATCAGGAATGCTTTCTTTTTTACCCATTTGGGAACTACCTGGATCTAAGTATGTAACACCCATACCCAAGTCCATACCTGCTACTTCAAATGAACAACGTGTACGTGTTGACGTTTTTTCAAAAAGTAATACGATGTTTTTTCCTTCGAGGTAACGGTGTGGTGTTCCTGTAAGTTTTAAATTTTTAAACTCTTTTGATAAGTCTACTAAATATCTAATTTCTTCTGATGTGAAATCCAAAAG is part of the Erysipelothrix piscisicarius genome and harbors:
- the argF gene encoding ornithine carbamoyltransferase, producing the protein MGVNLSGRSFLKLLDFTSEEIRYLVDLSKEFKNLKLTGTPHRYLEGKNIVLLFEKTSTRTRCSFEVAGMDLGMGVTYLDPGSSQMGKKESIPDTARVLGRMYDGIEYRGYAQEIVQALADDAGVPVWNGLTTEFHPTQMIADLLTIEENFGYLKGLNFVFMGDAQNNVANSLMVACAKMGLNFTACGPKAQMPHAELVKECRAIAKENGCTVTLTEDVKKATTGAHVIYTDIWVSMGEPDSVWEERIKLLSPYQVNSDVMANAVDDAIFLHCLPSFHDLKTTIGQEIHEKYGLKEMEVTNEVFESKQSKVFNEAENRMHTIKAVMYATLK